One Halovivax ruber XH-70 genomic region harbors:
- a CDS encoding DUF7692 domain-containing protein: MRIRTDGDYAYRKDVIERAADYYGCNKTKAVTQACEDVPELVAAARQVLERDDLTAEQRQEIAETLSTRVVRFNVDSEVIVSKE; this comes from the coding sequence ATGCGAATCCGCACCGACGGTGACTACGCGTACCGAAAGGACGTGATCGAGCGAGCAGCGGACTACTACGGGTGTAACAAGACGAAGGCAGTCACGCAGGCGTGCGAGGACGTTCCCGAACTCGTCGCGGCAGCGCGCCAGGTACTCGAGCGCGACGACCTCACTGCCGAACAGCGTCAGGAGATCGCCGAGACACTCTCGACGAGAGTTGTTCGTTTCAATGTAGATTCTGAGGTTATAGTTTCAAAAGAATAG
- a CDS encoding type IV pilin: MMDGKTIRDKLVGSDDERAVSPVIGVILMVAITVILAAVIATLVMDFGDSTESPINAQTTSDVSSSNDEVKITIQETGSAEYFMLGGQAGDLSNVSFSDGNADKFAENPSTGDIITVTFDAPADEKEVNVIAVEGQQEETAGSFTVGN; the protein is encoded by the coding sequence ATGATGGACGGAAAAACAATTCGCGATAAATTGGTCGGATCGGACGATGAACGGGCTGTCTCGCCTGTTATCGGAGTAATCTTAATGGTCGCTATCACGGTCATTCTGGCGGCCGTCATCGCGACGCTCGTGATGGACTTCGGTGACAGTACAGAGAGCCCAATCAACGCTCAAACTACGTCGGATGTGAGTTCTAGCAACGATGAAGTGAAAATCACAATTCAGGAGACCGGAAGCGCTGAATACTTCATGCTCGGAGGCCAAGCCGGCGATCTCAGCAACGTTTCCTTCTCTGATGGCAATGCGGACAAATTCGCCGAGAATCCCTCGACCGGGGATATAATCACTGTCACATTCGACGCTCCAGCTGATGAGAAAGAAGTGAATGTGATTGCTGTTGAAGGCCAGCAAGAGGAGACCGCTGGCTCGTTCACTGTCGGAAACTAA
- a CDS encoding tyrosine-type recombinase/integrase produces the protein MSELEPLSPLEALELWLERLQSTRSEATIESYRYRMQSFVEWCDEEEIDNLNDLTSRDVFRYDSERRSEGLSPATLKTQLGTLKLFLEFCDRLEAVPEGLYEKVEVPTVELAERVNDELVRAERAEQILEDLELYDRASRRHAIFAIAWHCGCRLGGLRALDLEDCFFEPSDLDRLRHQDDIDHEALEEVDLPFLYFRHRPETDTPLKNKKQGERPVALSDDVASLIKSYIQVKRAKRSDGDRRPLFTTEKGDNARVSKSSIRRDIYILTQPCRYGTCPHNRDEENCEALKHGHEARCPSSRSPHPIRTGAITHMRDEGWPPEVVAERVNATPEVIRAHYDHPDPIRRMQSRRSFLNKEADT, from the coding sequence GTGAGCGAGCTCGAACCACTCAGCCCTCTCGAAGCGCTCGAACTATGGCTTGAACGGCTGCAGTCTACTCGATCCGAGGCGACGATCGAGAGCTACCGCTACCGGATGCAATCGTTTGTCGAGTGGTGCGATGAGGAGGAAATCGACAATCTGAACGACCTGACGAGTCGTGACGTGTTTCGGTACGATTCGGAGCGCCGGAGCGAAGGGCTCAGCCCGGCGACACTGAAGACTCAGCTCGGAACGCTGAAGCTCTTCCTCGAGTTCTGCGACCGACTCGAAGCCGTCCCCGAAGGCCTGTACGAGAAGGTCGAGGTTCCGACAGTCGAGTTAGCGGAGCGAGTCAACGACGAGCTCGTTCGCGCTGAACGAGCCGAGCAGATCCTCGAAGACCTCGAACTGTACGACCGGGCATCACGCCGCCACGCTATCTTCGCGATTGCTTGGCACTGCGGGTGCCGGCTGGGTGGGCTTCGCGCGCTCGATCTCGAAGACTGTTTCTTCGAGCCGTCGGACCTCGATCGTCTACGCCACCAGGACGACATCGATCACGAAGCGCTCGAAGAGGTCGATCTCCCGTTCCTGTACTTCCGCCACCGGCCCGAGACCGACACGCCGCTGAAGAACAAGAAACAGGGAGAGCGCCCCGTCGCGCTGTCTGACGACGTTGCCAGCCTGATCAAAAGCTACATCCAGGTCAAACGGGCGAAGCGGTCGGACGGCGACCGACGGCCGTTATTCACGACCGAGAAGGGCGACAACGCCCGCGTTTCGAAGTCGAGCATTAGGCGAGACATCTATATCCTGACTCAGCCCTGTCGCTACGGGACGTGCCCGCACAACCGCGACGAGGAGAACTGCGAGGCGCTGAAACACGGACACGAAGCGCGCTGCCCAAGTTCACGATCTCCCCATCCAATCCGAACCGGCGCGATCACCCATATGCGCGACGAGGGATGGCCGCCGGAGGTCGTCGCCGAACGAGTGAACGCCACCCCTGAGGTCATCAGGGCGCACTATGACCACCCCGACCCGATCCGCCGAATGCAGTCTCGGCGGTCATTCCTCAACAAGGAGGCTGATACATGA
- a CDS encoding DUF6414 family protein yields MSSEWHDPEPREFVYLDEESINGHLSSIGVGVATDAQRESESESERQGRLRSILPLFAGAVDAEVSQRELDSQNFQQQIKLTAPYRFDRLQKEFQSEGIEIKDPSDEGVSFGDVVKIEGEMEAMSLFRIELHDEAIASWGEAFSEAAETVENSPDVDDELIEELGLMGEKAKGNKATASMAKRLHSDRVPLRLDDDGQSYAVPLRRDSKRTPLAHAFSSPRPYTVFGRIEGRIGTNDSWVPGDMIRTLKALSEDAGTPFNEAIREIAAGRDIMMEDRHMGVEGPGKVVHPIAIWW; encoded by the coding sequence ATGTCTTCAGAATGGCATGACCCGGAGCCACGTGAATTCGTATATTTAGACGAAGAGAGCATTAATGGCCATCTTTCCTCAATAGGGGTAGGTGTCGCTACTGATGCCCAAAGGGAGTCCGAATCGGAGAGTGAACGTCAGGGGCGATTAAGGTCTATACTACCTCTATTTGCAGGCGCTGTGGATGCCGAAGTGAGTCAAAGGGAGCTGGACTCACAAAACTTCCAACAACAAATTAAATTGACAGCACCTTATCGGTTTGACCGGCTACAGAAGGAATTCCAATCCGAAGGAATAGAAATCAAAGACCCATCCGATGAGGGAGTGAGTTTTGGAGATGTAGTGAAAATAGAAGGTGAAATGGAGGCGATGTCTCTTTTCCGGATTGAACTACACGATGAAGCCATAGCATCTTGGGGAGAGGCGTTTAGCGAAGCAGCTGAAACTGTTGAAAACTCCCCCGACGTTGATGATGAATTAATTGAAGAGTTGGGTCTAATGGGGGAAAAGGCCAAGGGTAACAAAGCGACGGCATCAATGGCAAAGAGACTACATTCAGATAGAGTGCCTCTCAGGTTAGATGATGATGGTCAATCATATGCAGTACCGTTGCGTCGAGACTCTAAGCGGACTCCACTAGCGCACGCTTTCTCTTCTCCCCGGCCCTACACCGTCTTTGGAAGAATAGAAGGACGAATCGGTACCAATGACTCATGGGTTCCCGGAGACATGATCCGTACTCTGAAAGCGTTATCAGAAGATGCTGGCACTCCATTTAATGAAGCGATTAGGGAGATCGCCGCTGGGCGAGATATTATGATGGAAGATCGTCATATGGGGGTAGAAGGGCCTGGGAAAGTTGTTCATCCGATTGCCATCTGGTGGTAG
- a CDS encoding PQQ-binding-like beta-propeller repeat protein, producing MSVTLQGATDSKVEYTDSGDRNVIPTDFESLELEGQLFARTDVSEIASGEVYFPRERVYGVGADSSIYAIDPSDGSEIWASDHSFSNGMAIAESVKGDKVFVADNNGGNVDCHDATSGSIEWTGSVSGPCESIAVDPADEAVYIGTNDGVLDAIDPADGSGLWSENIGGEIAALSAQHDGDWLIVASGSAIRRVSTADGSVDWEYTEASSALVDIDLLGDGSEAIATDGSTFHIVDTADGTQKRTFSDPNNSARTSAGPDGEAVYSVNGNTSDVYAINTSDGSTRWTNSSHTYEPEVVTVTPSGSEIVTASYDEIVAFDSTGSRSWSTSSMNVQYKVASGPSIPGKPGGKLSNALFFDVANGEEYELQSGSITIEEITDADGNELDSSDYNEPGYDTYDSQEYAEYVEEHTTYKETIYREEDSGPSVPCLIGCGDDGGDWIGLVVIGAILFMVVGWVTDLLPFVGGD from the coding sequence ATGTCGGTCACGCTCCAGGGCGCGACCGACAGCAAGGTAGAGTACACCGATTCGGGAGACAGGAACGTCATTCCGACAGATTTCGAGTCATTGGAACTCGAAGGCCAGTTGTTCGCTCGAACTGATGTGAGTGAGATCGCATCTGGTGAGGTGTATTTCCCGAGGGAGCGTGTCTACGGCGTCGGTGCTGATTCGAGTATCTACGCAATCGACCCGTCCGATGGGTCCGAAATCTGGGCATCTGATCACTCGTTCTCCAACGGCATGGCAATCGCCGAATCGGTGAAAGGGGATAAGGTGTTCGTCGCAGACAACAACGGCGGAAACGTCGATTGCCATGATGCTACCTCTGGTTCCATCGAGTGGACTGGGTCGGTGTCTGGTCCCTGCGAATCAATCGCCGTTGATCCGGCTGATGAGGCCGTCTACATCGGGACTAACGATGGCGTCCTCGATGCGATCGACCCGGCCGACGGCTCTGGCCTCTGGTCGGAAAACATCGGTGGCGAAATCGCGGCACTCAGCGCCCAACACGACGGCGACTGGCTCATAGTTGCTTCTGGCTCGGCCATCCGTCGCGTCTCGACGGCTGATGGATCGGTCGATTGGGAGTACACGGAAGCTTCCTCCGCGTTGGTCGATATCGACCTACTGGGCGACGGTTCGGAAGCCATCGCGACCGACGGCTCGACGTTCCACATAGTGGACACTGCAGATGGAACACAGAAACGCACCTTCTCGGACCCGAACAACTCTGCGCGAACCTCCGCAGGGCCGGACGGTGAAGCCGTCTATTCGGTCAATGGGAACACTTCGGACGTGTACGCAATCAACACGTCAGATGGGTCTACCCGGTGGACGAACTCGTCTCACACCTACGAACCGGAGGTCGTAACGGTCACGCCGTCGGGAAGCGAGATCGTCACGGCGAGCTATGACGAGATCGTCGCGTTCGACTCGACCGGTTCCCGATCCTGGTCGACTAGTTCGATGAACGTTCAGTATAAAGTGGCGTCTGGTCCTTCGATCCCCGGAAAACCCGGCGGGAAACTCTCCAACGCGCTGTTCTTCGACGTAGCAAATGGGGAGGAGTACGAACTGCAGTCTGGGTCGATTACTATCGAGGAGATTACCGATGCAGACGGTAACGAACTCGATTCGTCGGATTACAACGAACCCGGCTACGACACCTATGACAGCCAGGAATACGCGGAGTACGTCGAGGAGCACACGACATACAAAGAGACGATATACCGGGAGGAGGATTCTGGCCCCTCAGTGCCCTGTCTGATCGGGTGCGGCGACGATGGGGGCGACTGGATCGGCCTCGTGGTCATCGGCGCGATTCTATTCATGGTTGTCGGCTGGGTGACTGACCTGCTCCCGTTTGTCGGTGGTGACTGA
- a CDS encoding transcriptional regulator: MNEVDDAILEFLDEADVDDQPIALKPGAVHYNLVEEFEMVDKSLSTFSRKMARLAKNGYLEKTEEGKGSPYKITDKGRAYLAGELDADNIE; this comes from the coding sequence ATGAACGAAGTAGACGACGCTATCCTTGAATTTCTCGATGAAGCTGATGTCGACGATCAACCGATTGCACTGAAGCCTGGGGCCGTTCACTACAACCTCGTTGAGGAGTTCGAAATGGTCGACAAGAGTCTAAGTACGTTCTCCCGGAAAATGGCGCGCTTGGCAAAGAACGGGTACCTCGAAAAGACCGAGGAGGGAAAGGGATCTCCGTACAAGATCACTGACAAAGGCCGCGCATATCTCGCGGGCGAGCTCGACGCCGACAATATCGAATAG
- a CDS encoding DUF7845 domain-containing protein, translating into MSTIEAVEPQTHEVALNYIFADDGLNPYFACFQSIKTGGGSRTGAFKLDGEQWKATLYYQESGICHPGDETPQGTPIAIDEIREYRLAIERSSDEDPIEKQRLNAHLSPRWQGMEVENSYGERSELSIPTGISEAVNVRVQGSNVDVFRYQDLVARAFQSVDISAGYFEDPHEYSNVQDLARYVRVDDDRSGPVHARDGPIANLGHLLESDRTGYRKVVQNDCDEDGETVPGYYHTVTLGPERVTEAFPGHRAPREIKHYKSREYKSLESSHPIKNPKVEVSYQASRWDESVGVDPESLRDLVRQLDETLLAVLADAGINVHPQDGSGGGGPFVEDRYFDPSRSIERELVELNLTEIQSHQESVVIRHLADGGFSPVEWEALEYLVTDGGEVAPKDIAAAEGRHEDSVRRALNRIPELVESEYGRVSLRSNHIAELVHNAVQEAKDATRRAVEAGAKAVAAADRGLDETTSALMAWCAKHGVDVDDRADARLKIRLGDVASTHDARRRLSEAYRLWCDAGKDPVRFRQAQVEVNGGLAAARRYLDANRGRARYVQHR; encoded by the coding sequence ATGAGCACGATCGAGGCAGTTGAGCCCCAGACCCACGAGGTCGCGCTCAACTACATCTTTGCGGACGATGGGCTGAACCCCTATTTCGCCTGTTTCCAGTCGATCAAGACTGGCGGCGGGTCTCGAACGGGTGCGTTCAAACTCGATGGCGAGCAGTGGAAAGCGACCCTGTACTACCAAGAGAGCGGTATCTGCCATCCGGGCGACGAGACACCACAGGGAACGCCGATCGCGATCGACGAGATACGGGAGTATCGCCTCGCGATCGAGCGCTCGTCGGATGAAGACCCGATCGAGAAACAACGGCTGAACGCCCACCTTTCCCCACGCTGGCAGGGAATGGAAGTCGAGAACAGCTACGGCGAGCGGTCGGAACTGTCGATTCCGACCGGGATCAGCGAGGCGGTGAACGTCCGCGTGCAGGGCAGTAACGTCGATGTGTTCCGGTATCAGGATCTCGTCGCGCGGGCGTTCCAATCCGTCGATATCAGCGCCGGCTACTTCGAGGATCCACACGAGTACTCGAACGTCCAGGACCTGGCCCGGTACGTGCGCGTCGACGACGACCGGAGCGGTCCGGTCCACGCCCGGGATGGGCCGATCGCGAATCTCGGCCACTTGCTCGAATCCGATCGGACTGGCTACCGGAAGGTCGTCCAGAACGATTGCGACGAAGACGGCGAGACCGTGCCCGGCTACTATCACACGGTCACGCTCGGTCCGGAACGCGTCACCGAAGCGTTCCCCGGCCACCGTGCACCCCGCGAGATCAAGCACTACAAGTCCCGAGAGTACAAGTCTCTCGAATCGAGTCACCCGATCAAGAACCCGAAGGTCGAGGTCTCCTACCAGGCGAGTCGGTGGGACGAGTCGGTCGGTGTCGATCCCGAGAGCCTTCGCGATCTCGTCCGTCAGCTCGACGAGACCTTGCTCGCGGTGCTGGCAGACGCGGGGATCAACGTTCATCCTCAGGACGGGAGCGGTGGCGGTGGGCCGTTCGTCGAGGATCGCTATTTCGACCCGTCCCGCTCGATCGAGCGCGAGCTGGTCGAACTCAACTTGACCGAGATCCAGTCTCACCAGGAGTCGGTCGTGATCCGTCACCTGGCAGACGGCGGATTCTCGCCCGTCGAGTGGGAAGCGCTCGAATATCTCGTCACCGACGGCGGAGAGGTCGCCCCGAAGGATATCGCCGCCGCCGAAGGCCGTCACGAGGATAGCGTTCGCCGTGCGCTCAACCGCATCCCCGAGCTCGTCGAGAGCGAATACGGCCGGGTGTCGCTCCGGTCGAACCACATCGCCGAACTCGTTCACAACGCGGTGCAGGAGGCGAAAGACGCGACTCGACGGGCGGTCGAGGCGGGCGCGAAAGCAGTCGCCGCGGCCGACCGTGGGCTCGACGAGACAACGAGTGCGCTGATGGCGTGGTGCGCGAAGCACGGTGTCGATGTCGACGATCGAGCCGACGCCCGCCTGAAGATTCGACTCGGTGACGTCGCCTCGACGCACGACGCCCGGCGCCGGCTCAGCGAAGCCTATCGCCTCTGGTGTGACGCCGGGAAAGACCCGGTTCGGTTCCGCCAGGCCCAGGTCGAGGTCAACGGCGGACTGGCCGCCGCTCGCCGGTATCTCGACGCGAATCGCGGCCGCGCCCGGTACGTGCAGCACCGATAG
- a CDS encoding ATP-binding protein yields the protein MTDEQEIFTAAQLREHQDGYQARENRELLPHTGIVRDPKIERALSIRAVHYDPTDCDRPDELPAKSKDLDKHRQIQRIEGTQVARQALENGDMATVKHLTGDTNQRADVSGIQAIGNVDDLVTGPASIIYIYAEPGSGKTDFALLLGQRWRHHQPGDALVASNIQTLEETTEWTDDDGRLRDGWLANYGALDEWIKQDGEPTENAQTPKLFIFDEASSHAAGGGAQGYETRQKMGPLVYKIRKYGGSLIIIGHDGGDVHPMVREQSKVVKKDGKKEATIYDSIRNRKPQGKIAGITGIPPTDWRFDTHEATAWSWHDLRAEDEDDGLDEAEAVEQAAIYTVIRAKQQGMSNRQVAKFVPWSHETVRKRWNEYQNDGRYTDTVANVEGVIA from the coding sequence GTGACCGACGAACAGGAGATCTTCACCGCGGCGCAACTCCGGGAGCATCAGGACGGCTACCAGGCACGCGAGAACCGCGAACTCCTCCCGCACACGGGCATCGTTCGGGACCCAAAGATCGAGCGGGCGCTCTCGATCCGCGCCGTCCACTACGATCCAACCGACTGCGACCGGCCCGACGAACTCCCGGCGAAGTCCAAAGACCTCGATAAGCACCGCCAGATCCAGCGGATCGAAGGAACCCAGGTTGCCCGCCAGGCACTCGAAAACGGCGACATGGCGACGGTCAAGCACCTCACCGGCGACACCAACCAGCGCGCGGACGTGAGCGGCATTCAGGCGATCGGCAACGTCGACGATCTCGTCACCGGCCCGGCGTCGATCATCTACATCTACGCCGAGCCCGGCAGCGGGAAGACTGACTTCGCGCTCCTGCTCGGCCAGCGCTGGCGTCACCACCAGCCGGGGGACGCCCTGGTCGCGTCGAACATCCAGACGCTCGAAGAAACCACCGAGTGGACCGATGACGACGGCCGGCTTCGCGACGGCTGGCTCGCCAACTACGGCGCGCTCGACGAGTGGATCAAGCAGGACGGCGAACCCACCGAGAACGCACAGACGCCGAAGCTGTTCATCTTCGACGAGGCGAGCTCGCACGCCGCAGGTGGTGGCGCGCAGGGCTACGAAACCCGCCAGAAGATGGGGCCACTCGTCTACAAGATCCGCAAGTACGGTGGGTCGCTGATCATTATCGGCCACGACGGCGGCGACGTCCACCCGATGGTTCGCGAGCAGTCGAAGGTGGTCAAGAAGGACGGAAAGAAAGAGGCGACAATCTACGACTCGATCCGGAATCGCAAGCCCCAGGGCAAGATCGCGGGCATCACCGGAATCCCGCCGACTGACTGGCGCTTCGACACGCACGAGGCGACCGCCTGGAGTTGGCACGACCTGCGAGCCGAGGACGAAGACGACGGACTCGACGAAGCCGAGGCGGTCGAGCAGGCCGCGATCTACACCGTGATCCGGGCGAAACAGCAGGGAATGAGTAACCGCCAAGTCGCGAAATTCGTTCCCTGGAGCCACGAGACCGTCCGGAAGCGCTGGAACGAGTATCAGAACGACGGCCGGTACACCGACACGGTTGCCAACGTCGAGGGCGTAATCGCATGA